A window from Embleya scabrispora encodes these proteins:
- a CDS encoding lysine N(6)-hydroxylase/L-ornithine N(5)-oxygenase family protein, giving the protein MRKPVENRVSGNIEPQSAQYRCVGIGVGPANLSLASLLHGRAETPNLFLDQKERFGWHDNQQIPGASLQVSLLKDLVILSDPTNGFSFLSYLHEQGKIYHFINAQYDAVPRREFRNYLEWASRRNENIVFGEKVDAVEFDDARAAFVVHTGRRTVTAENICVGVGTTSWVPEHARDKLGDTQFHVSDFIDGTRPGLAGKRVAVVGGGQSGAEAFLDLISRAPRKLPRRVTWISRRGNYFPIDDSPFTNEYYTPSYSEYFAGVDRAVRESLNRRHVLSSDGISESTLREIYQRCYEHRFIEGTQDLLALLPNRAVTEVSGNESGGWTIEMGHNDRPGVVEYVDVDTIVWATGFRPASTEFLAPIESRLEREGDEYRIDRDFAVQWDGPRDRLIFMQNAARGQRGLADPNLSLTAWRSRRILDRLLGVGSDEQLPSFVEWSAKPPVDDLDAL; this is encoded by the coding sequence GTGCGGAAACCAGTCGAAAACCGTGTTTCGGGAAACATCGAACCCCAGTCGGCGCAGTACCGCTGTGTCGGCATCGGGGTCGGTCCTGCCAACCTGAGCCTGGCGTCACTGCTGCACGGGCGCGCGGAGACGCCGAACCTCTTTCTCGACCAGAAGGAGCGGTTCGGCTGGCACGACAATCAGCAGATACCCGGCGCGTCCTTACAGGTGTCGCTGCTCAAGGATCTCGTCATCCTCTCCGACCCGACCAACGGGTTCTCCTTCCTCTCGTATCTGCACGAGCAGGGCAAGATCTACCACTTCATCAACGCCCAATACGACGCGGTTCCCCGCCGGGAATTCCGGAACTATCTGGAGTGGGCGAGCCGACGCAACGAGAACATCGTCTTCGGCGAGAAAGTGGATGCCGTGGAGTTCGACGACGCGCGTGCCGCGTTCGTCGTGCACACCGGCCGGCGCACCGTGACGGCGGAGAACATCTGCGTCGGTGTCGGTACCACGTCATGGGTTCCCGAGCATGCCCGGGACAAACTCGGCGACACCCAGTTCCACGTCAGCGACTTCATCGACGGAACACGCCCCGGACTCGCCGGCAAGCGGGTCGCCGTGGTCGGGGGCGGCCAGTCCGGAGCCGAGGCGTTTCTGGATCTGATATCACGGGCGCCGAGGAAATTACCCCGGCGCGTGACCTGGATCTCGCGGCGCGGGAACTACTTCCCCATCGACGACTCGCCCTTCACCAACGAGTACTACACGCCGAGCTATTCGGAGTATTTCGCCGGGGTGGACCGGGCGGTTCGCGAGTCGCTCAACAGGCGTCATGTGCTGAGCAGCGACGGCATCTCCGAGTCGACGTTGCGGGAGATCTACCAGCGCTGCTACGAGCACCGCTTCATCGAGGGCACGCAGGATCTGCTGGCGCTGCTGCCCAATCGTGCGGTCACCGAGGTGAGCGGGAACGAGTCCGGCGGGTGGACCATCGAGATGGGCCACAACGACCGGCCGGGTGTGGTCGAGTACGTGGATGTGGACACCATCGTGTGGGCCACCGGTTTTCGTCCGGCGTCGACCGAATTCCTCGCGCCGATCGAAAGCCGCCTGGAGCGCGAGGGCGACGAGTATCGCATCGACCGGGATTTCGCCGTGCAATGGGACGGCCCCCGCGACCGCCTCATTTTCATGCAGAACGCGGCACGCGGTCAGCGCGGACTGGCGGATCCCAATCTGAGCCTGACCGCCTGGCGCAGCCGGCGCATCCTCGACCGGCTTCTCGGGGTGGGCTCCGACGAACAATTGCCGTCGTTCGTGGAGTGGTCCGCCAAACCGCCCGTCGACGATCTGGACGCTCTGTGA
- a CDS encoding class I tRNA ligase family protein, translated as MKISTYRPDAPHAADGVAVAAVEAGSATRLGVGATWVGVAPGARSEAHQHDETETWVFVSGTGELTVDAERHPVSASTVVQFEPFETHSVENTGDTDLLFVSLYWRDGDRAMNAAHDTGHRGFGTRPVFVFSSAPTPNGDLHLGHLSGPFFGADVFVRHQRMLGADAWHITGSDDYQNYVVAAARREGRTPAQTAAHYSAEILATLKLMDIDVHQYTATSRDDAYPAALRAFFSRLTASGTVAPRESAALFAADTGEYLYESGVSGRCPTCDGDSGGNICETCLEPNVCTDLIEPRSAACDAPPHERALVRYTFPLHEFGKVVTDHHRLGRVPAAVKELAERLSRREQLHIPVTHVAEWGITPAETDVPGQVIWSWLDYAFSILYGIGELGRGLGRDWDADAPSPDWKIVHFLGSDGSFFHPMFIPALYRVAHPRWQPDIDYNINEFYLLEDSKFSTSRGHAIWGKDVLNPRTVDSIRFYLALTRPEGRRTSFSPDAYESFVRDTLVGTWQTWLNDLGERVAERYAGVAPDAGVWRPEHAAFLARLEARRSALTGALGQDGFSLNRAAELLDGIVTDVTAFVRLQAPAADVADFKDEARTAIALELAAARLLATCGAPVMPRFADRLSAALGIPAPTRWPARIDLVPAGTVVDLAGREFFAVPGTADARPSAPAADRPEPPLLPWFSALVRDLLRLPADEPVHDRSLIQLGMASLQAIALQYRLTEQVDADVPIEELLGARTVTELSALIAEGLDPDEVAARAGVPA; from the coding sequence GTGAAGATCAGCACCTACCGCCCCGACGCCCCCCACGCCGCCGACGGCGTCGCCGTGGCCGCCGTGGAGGCGGGTTCCGCGACGCGGCTGGGTGTCGGCGCGACCTGGGTCGGTGTCGCCCCCGGCGCGCGCTCGGAGGCGCACCAGCACGACGAGACGGAGACATGGGTGTTCGTCTCCGGCACCGGGGAGTTGACCGTGGACGCCGAACGCCATCCGGTGTCCGCGTCCACCGTGGTGCAGTTCGAACCGTTCGAGACCCACTCCGTGGAGAACACGGGGGACACCGACCTGCTGTTCGTCAGCCTGTACTGGCGCGACGGCGACCGGGCGATGAACGCCGCCCACGACACCGGGCACCGCGGGTTCGGCACGCGTCCCGTGTTCGTCTTCTCCTCCGCGCCCACGCCCAACGGGGACCTGCATCTGGGGCACCTGTCGGGGCCGTTCTTCGGCGCCGACGTGTTCGTCCGCCATCAGCGCATGCTCGGCGCCGACGCCTGGCACATCACCGGCAGCGACGACTACCAGAACTACGTGGTGGCCGCCGCCCGTCGGGAGGGTCGCACCCCGGCTCAGACGGCCGCGCACTACAGCGCCGAGATCCTCGCCACGCTGAAGCTGATGGACATCGACGTCCACCAGTACACCGCGACCAGCCGCGACGACGCCTATCCGGCCGCGCTGCGGGCGTTCTTCTCCCGGCTGACCGCGTCGGGAACCGTGGCGCCGCGCGAGAGTGCCGCGCTGTTCGCCGCCGACACCGGCGAATACCTGTACGAGTCGGGAGTCTCCGGCCGCTGCCCCACGTGCGACGGCGACAGCGGTGGCAACATCTGCGAGACGTGCCTGGAACCCAACGTGTGCACCGACCTGATCGAGCCGCGCTCGGCGGCGTGCGACGCGCCTCCGCACGAGCGGGCGCTGGTGCGCTACACCTTCCCGCTGCACGAGTTCGGGAAGGTCGTCACCGACCACCACCGGCTCGGCCGGGTTCCGGCGGCGGTCAAGGAACTGGCCGAACGCCTCTCGCGCCGCGAGCAGTTGCACATCCCGGTCACGCACGTGGCCGAGTGGGGCATCACCCCCGCCGAGACCGATGTGCCGGGCCAGGTGATCTGGTCCTGGCTGGACTACGCCTTCAGCATCCTCTACGGCATCGGGGAACTCGGGCGCGGCCTGGGCCGCGACTGGGACGCGGACGCCCCCTCGCCCGACTGGAAGATCGTGCACTTCCTGGGCTCGGACGGCAGCTTCTTCCACCCCATGTTCATCCCGGCGCTGTACCGGGTCGCGCATCCGCGCTGGCAGCCGGACATCGACTACAACATCAACGAGTTCTACCTGCTGGAGGACAGCAAGTTCTCCACCAGCCGCGGCCACGCGATCTGGGGCAAGGACGTGCTGAACCCGCGCACGGTCGACTCGATCCGCTTCTACCTCGCGCTGACCCGCCCCGAGGGCCGGCGCACCAGCTTCTCCCCCGACGCGTACGAGAGCTTCGTCCGCGACACCCTGGTCGGCACCTGGCAGACGTGGCTGAACGACCTGGGCGAGCGCGTCGCCGAACGGTATGCGGGCGTGGCGCCCGACGCCGGTGTGTGGCGGCCCGAACACGCGGCCTTCCTGGCCCGCCTGGAGGCGCGCCGCTCGGCGCTGACCGGGGCCCTGGGGCAGGACGGCTTCTCGCTCAACCGCGCGGCCGAACTGCTCGACGGCATCGTCACGGACGTCACCGCCTTCGTCCGTCTCCAGGCTCCCGCCGCCGACGTGGCGGACTTCAAGGACGAGGCGCGCACGGCGATCGCCCTCGAACTGGCCGCCGCCCGGCTGCTCGCCACGTGCGGCGCCCCGGTGATGCCCCGGTTCGCGGACCGCCTCTCGGCCGCGCTCGGCATCCCCGCGCCCACCCGCTGGCCCGCCCGGATCGACCTGGTGCCCGCCGGGACCGTCGTCGACCTGGCCGGCCGGGAGTTCTTCGCCGTCCCCGGAACGGCCGACGCGCGACCCTCGGCCCCGGCCGCCGACCGACCGGAACCGCCGCTGCTCCCGTGGTTCAGCGCGCTGGTGCGCGATCTCCTGCGACTGCCCGCCGACGAGCCCGTGCACGACCGCTCGCTGATCCAGCTGGGCATGGCGTCGCTCCAGGCGATCGCCCTGCAGTACCGACTCACCGAGCAGGTCGACGCCGACGTCCCGATCGAGGAACTGCTCGGCGCCCGCACGGTCACCGAACTGAGCGCGCTGATCGCCGAGGGCCTGGACCCGGACGAGGTCGCCGCACGCGCGGGGGTGCCGGCGTGA
- a CDS encoding non-ribosomal peptide synthetase, producing MNHLGVLHEIEARGLTISAAGADLRLQGPRERMDPELLRLIKEHKAALVAHLDPPDGFAMTDLQRSYLVGRGEHVEMGNVASHVYHEIEGAWDLDRLEAALRAVVARHDALRTRFTPDGRQVREAEVEVRVGRMDLRDASEATRHEHLRTERASRSHRVLPADRAPLVAVDVTVLADDRMVLHVDHDGLVMDAIGMFLFFRDWRRAYDASGDSTGDTAEAPAEEASFEAYVAAIEAARTRAPAKRARAYWMDRLDDLAPAPDLPLRTSPSSIVAPRFSARFARLTEPRWTALRARAAAAGLTPSAVLFAVYADTLAAWGAGSRFTINTTVANRPPIHPRIFEAVGNFCETMLVEVEVDRRLPFVERARALQAGLRRGLDNRHFTGIEVLREAARRGDGAARGPMPYTFNSALGYAHADVDGSALELFGPEVYTSSQTPQVWLDVSTFEQHGGVVVQFDSVDELFPDGLVPDLVAGYQHLLEALLVEESWSARTFDLLPEAQRERRRAANATAAPPPAPGMLIDAFLSHVERAPDAPAVLTSGASLSYAQVYGHAAHAAAWLRAHDVGPDELVGLVMGRGPEQVVGILATLLAGAAYLPVDAALPPARRAYMLDNGRARVVLTNAAEAGAETGREVLVLDAGRPLPPGPVPDPRPVPGAANDDHLAYVLYTSGTTGEPKGVMVARGSVANVVADCNARFGIGPADRFFGISAFNFDLSVYDVFGALCSGAAVVLPDADRAADPAHWLSLCGEARVSVWNSVPAIVSLLRDQAAEGTDALDTLRLVMMSGDRIPPTLPQDLRKLVPDARLVSLGGPTETTIWNVSHPIGADEDGSRSIPYGRPNANNRAYVLDEFGCDVPDGVTGEIWAAGVGLARGYWGDPELTAERFVLDPERGERRYRTGDLGRYLPDGEIDILGRGDFQIKVNGYRIEAGEVETRLVALPAVERAVVSRQSGARGDRLVAHLVPAGDERPDVEAVRAALREHLPQYMIPAAVYWHAALPLTRNGKVDRAGLAAAAEAVAPATAGPTAADSELELVVAGLWAKPLRVADVDLDVTRPLYDLGGDSLVAARILAGVRKRFGLTITLDRLPEVDTIRTMAAHVERGLAERAGAGANTP from the coding sequence GTGAACCACCTCGGGGTTCTCCACGAGATCGAGGCCAGGGGGCTGACCATCTCGGCCGCCGGAGCCGATCTGCGCCTGCAGGGTCCCCGGGAACGCATGGATCCCGAGCTGCTGCGCCTGATCAAGGAGCACAAGGCGGCCCTCGTCGCCCATCTGGATCCCCCGGACGGCTTCGCGATGACCGACCTGCAACGCAGCTATCTGGTCGGTCGGGGCGAGCACGTCGAGATGGGCAACGTGGCCAGTCACGTCTACCACGAGATCGAGGGCGCCTGGGACCTCGACCGCCTGGAGGCCGCGCTGCGGGCGGTGGTGGCACGCCACGACGCGTTGCGCACCCGCTTCACCCCCGACGGCCGACAGGTGCGGGAGGCCGAGGTCGAGGTGCGCGTCGGGCGCATGGACCTGCGCGACGCGTCCGAGGCGACGCGGCACGAACACCTGCGCACCGAACGCGCGTCGCGCTCGCACCGGGTGCTGCCGGCCGACCGCGCGCCGCTCGTGGCGGTCGACGTCACCGTGTTGGCGGACGACCGGATGGTGCTGCACGTCGACCACGACGGCCTGGTCATGGACGCGATCGGCATGTTCCTGTTCTTCCGCGACTGGCGCCGGGCCTACGACGCGAGCGGCGACTCGACCGGGGACACCGCCGAAGCCCCGGCGGAGGAGGCGTCCTTCGAGGCCTACGTGGCCGCGATCGAGGCCGCGCGTACCCGGGCCCCGGCGAAGCGGGCCCGCGCGTACTGGATGGACCGGCTCGACGACCTCGCGCCCGCCCCCGACCTGCCCCTGCGTACCAGTCCCTCCTCGATCGTGGCGCCACGCTTCTCGGCGCGCTTCGCCCGGCTGACCGAGCCGCGGTGGACCGCGCTCAGGGCCCGGGCGGCGGCGGCCGGACTCACCCCCTCCGCCGTGCTGTTCGCGGTGTACGCCGACACCCTCGCGGCCTGGGGCGCCGGTTCGCGGTTCACGATCAACACCACGGTGGCGAACCGTCCGCCGATCCACCCGCGCATCTTCGAGGCGGTCGGCAATTTCTGCGAGACGATGCTCGTCGAGGTCGAGGTGGACCGGCGCCTGCCCTTCGTCGAGCGGGCCCGGGCGTTGCAGGCCGGGCTGCGCCGAGGGTTGGACAACCGGCACTTCACCGGCATCGAGGTGTTGCGCGAGGCCGCCCGACGCGGCGACGGCGCGGCGCGCGGGCCGATGCCGTACACGTTCAACAGCGCGCTCGGCTACGCGCACGCGGACGTCGACGGCTCGGCCCTGGAGCTGTTCGGACCGGAGGTGTACACCTCCAGTCAGACCCCGCAGGTGTGGCTCGATGTCTCCACGTTCGAGCAACACGGCGGCGTGGTCGTGCAGTTCGACAGCGTCGACGAACTGTTCCCGGACGGTCTGGTGCCGGATCTGGTCGCGGGCTACCAGCACCTCCTGGAGGCGCTGCTCGTCGAGGAATCGTGGTCGGCGCGGACATTCGACCTGCTGCCGGAGGCGCAGCGCGAGCGCCGCCGGGCGGCCAACGCGACGGCGGCGCCGCCGCCCGCGCCGGGCATGCTGATCGACGCGTTCCTGTCGCACGTGGAGCGTGCGCCCGACGCGCCGGCCGTACTGACCTCGGGCGCCTCGCTGAGCTACGCGCAGGTGTACGGGCACGCGGCGCACGCCGCCGCCTGGTTGCGCGCCCACGACGTGGGCCCGGACGAGTTGGTCGGGCTGGTGATGGGTCGTGGGCCCGAGCAGGTCGTCGGCATTCTCGCGACGCTGCTCGCCGGGGCCGCGTACCTGCCCGTCGACGCCGCGCTCCCGCCCGCGCGGCGCGCGTACATGCTGGACAACGGCCGGGCACGGGTGGTGTTGACCAACGCCGCGGAGGCGGGCGCCGAGACGGGACGCGAGGTCCTGGTGCTCGACGCCGGCCGGCCGCTGCCGCCGGGACCGGTGCCCGATCCGCGTCCGGTGCCCGGCGCCGCGAACGACGACCATCTGGCGTACGTGTTGTACACGTCGGGGACCACCGGCGAGCCCAAGGGGGTCATGGTCGCTCGCGGGAGCGTGGCCAACGTGGTCGCCGACTGCAACGCGCGCTTCGGCATCGGGCCGGCGGACCGCTTCTTCGGGATCAGCGCCTTCAATTTCGACCTGTCCGTCTACGACGTCTTCGGCGCCCTGTGCTCCGGGGCGGCCGTGGTGTTGCCGGACGCGGACCGAGCGGCCGATCCCGCGCACTGGTTGTCGTTGTGCGGCGAGGCGCGCGTGAGCGTGTGGAACTCGGTGCCGGCGATCGTGTCGCTGCTGCGCGATCAGGCGGCGGAGGGCACGGACGCGCTGGACACGCTGCGCCTGGTGATGATGAGCGGCGACCGTATTCCGCCGACGCTGCCACAGGACCTGCGCAAGCTCGTGCCGGACGCGCGACTCGTTTCGCTGGGCGGGCCGACGGAGACCACGATCTGGAACGTGTCGCACCCGATCGGCGCGGACGAGGACGGCTCGCGCAGCATCCCCTACGGTCGGCCCAACGCGAACAACCGGGCGTACGTGCTGGACGAGTTCGGGTGCGATGTGCCCGACGGGGTCACTGGCGAGATCTGGGCCGCCGGGGTGGGCCTGGCGCGAGGCTACTGGGGCGACCCGGAGTTGACCGCCGAGCGCTTCGTCCTCGACCCCGAACGGGGCGAACGCCGGTACCGGACGGGAGACTTGGGTCGCTACCTGCCGGACGGCGAGATCGACATCCTCGGCCGGGGCGACTTCCAGATCAAGGTGAACGGCTACCGCATCGAGGCCGGAGAGGTGGAGACCCGACTGGTCGCGTTGCCCGCCGTGGAACGCGCGGTGGTCTCCCGGCAGTCGGGCGCGCGCGGCGATCGGCTGGTCGCCCATCTGGTCCCGGCCGGCGACGAACGCCCGGACGTGGAGGCGGTTCGCGCCGCGCTGCGCGAACATCTGCCGCAGTACATGATCCCGGCCGCCGTGTACTGGCACGCCGCGCTGCCGTTGACCCGCAACGGCAAGGTGGACCGTGCCGGGCTCGCGGCCGCCGCCGAGGCGGTCGCACCGGCGACGGCCGGGCCCACGGCCGCCGATTCGGAACTGGAGCTGGTGGTCGCGGGGTTGTGGGCCAAACCGCTGCGCGTCGCGGACGTCGACCTGGACGTCACCCGCCCTCTCTACGACCTGGGCGGCGACTCGCTGGTGGCCGCGCGCATCCTCGCCGGGGTGCGCAAACGGTTCGGTCTGACCATCACGCTGGACCGCCTGCCGGAGGTGGACACGATCCGCACGATGGCCGCGCACGTCGAACGCGGTCTGGCCGAGCGCGCCGGGGCGGGGGCGAACACGCCGTGA
- a CDS encoding GNAT family N-acetyltransferase codes for MTWVQTASTTLENEHVLLRPIVPEDREAFRKQAMDPEIWRYFVLVIATDAEFDAFFDAALADQAAGRRVVYNVIDKSVDRTAGSMSFCSIAEPDGRLEIGWSWLGAEFRGKGVNRWAKFLMLEHAFEQLNAERVEFKTDVLNLQARAGLRNIGATEEGVLRSFNPMPGGRRRDAIYYSVLRGEWPSVREQLLAGPKVTRPTGQA; via the coding sequence ATGACGTGGGTGCAGACCGCTTCGACGACACTGGAGAACGAGCACGTCCTGCTGCGCCCGATCGTCCCCGAGGACCGCGAGGCGTTCCGCAAACAGGCGATGGACCCCGAGATCTGGCGCTACTTCGTGCTGGTCATCGCCACCGACGCCGAGTTCGACGCGTTCTTCGACGCGGCGCTGGCCGATCAGGCCGCCGGTCGCCGGGTCGTCTACAACGTGATCGACAAATCGGTGGACCGCACGGCGGGCAGCATGAGCTTTTGCAGCATCGCCGAACCGGACGGGCGGCTGGAGATCGGCTGGTCGTGGCTGGGCGCCGAGTTCCGGGGCAAGGGCGTCAACCGCTGGGCGAAGTTCCTCATGCTGGAGCACGCGTTCGAACAACTGAACGCCGAACGGGTGGAGTTCAAGACCGACGTGCTCAACCTCCAGGCGCGCGCGGGACTGCGCAACATCGGCGCCACCGAGGAGGGGGTGCTGCGCAGCTTCAACCCGATGCCCGGCGGACGGCGGCGCGACGCGATCTACTACAGCGTGCTGCGCGGCGAATGGCCCTCGGTGCGCGAGCAGTTGCTCGCCGGGCCCAAGGTGACCAGGCCGACGGGGCAGGCATGA
- a CDS encoding AMP-binding protein, with protein sequence MSDSVINHIAAQAPSPGGHISFFRLGGTRTMELTDLHTRAGRLALWLRDLGIERGDRIGILAPNGLAWVLLDLAAIRLGAVTVGFDPAKFDTDTGLRERYRLGVLFTDGPPQAPGSRALAEIEVAAALPDDGRVLAPVVYTPDDVLSLKLTSGSTGEPKTLTASVGSIDDDLRSVQEMFAHGGEDNLLVFLPLSVLQQRYWTYSALRWGHDVTICTYEAAFPALRAIRPTVVMGVPGFFETARKHIEARMRGADTGEATARRDGARRLFGDRIRYLWTGSAPASTGTLAFFEDAGLPIFEGYGLNETCIVTKNHPGAHRRGSVGRVLPGKQVILDAEGVIHVRAEHPVCTGYEQAPPGVSERVFAPDGTVRTNDIGRLDEDGFLYVHGRADDVIVLDNGRKIVVRPLEERMKAGPAIEECVVFCPTQTRLVAVVSPAADASGPDLERAVAEQLAHTNAAFGPDEQIRAVVVADPRFSVGNGLLTSQLKPRRGRILDAYRSRIHDTEGGIHAVRD encoded by the coding sequence GTGAGCGATTCGGTGATCAACCACATCGCCGCCCAAGCCCCCTCCCCCGGCGGGCACATCTCCTTCTTCCGGCTCGGCGGGACCCGGACGATGGAACTGACCGACCTGCACACGCGCGCCGGGCGCCTCGCGCTGTGGTTGCGCGACCTGGGCATCGAGCGGGGCGACCGGATCGGCATCCTGGCCCCGAACGGCCTCGCCTGGGTGCTGCTCGATCTCGCGGCGATCCGCCTGGGCGCGGTGACGGTGGGCTTCGACCCGGCCAAGTTCGACACCGACACCGGGCTGCGCGAACGCTACCGGCTGGGCGTGCTGTTCACCGACGGGCCACCCCAGGCCCCCGGCAGCAGGGCGCTCGCCGAGATCGAGGTCGCGGCGGCCCTACCGGACGACGGTCGGGTGTTGGCACCGGTCGTCTATACGCCCGACGACGTGTTGTCGCTGAAGCTCACCTCGGGCAGCACGGGCGAACCCAAGACGCTCACCGCGTCCGTCGGCAGCATCGACGACGATCTGCGCTCGGTCCAGGAGATGTTCGCGCACGGCGGCGAGGACAACCTGCTCGTGTTCCTGCCGCTGTCGGTGCTCCAGCAGCGCTACTGGACGTATTCGGCGCTGCGTTGGGGCCACGACGTCACGATCTGCACCTACGAGGCCGCGTTCCCGGCGCTGCGCGCGATCCGGCCGACGGTGGTGATGGGTGTGCCGGGGTTCTTCGAGACGGCCCGCAAGCACATCGAGGCGCGGATGCGCGGCGCGGACACGGGCGAGGCGACGGCGCGCCGCGACGGCGCGCGGCGGTTGTTCGGCGACCGCATCCGCTATCTGTGGACCGGTTCGGCGCCGGCCTCCACCGGCACGCTGGCCTTCTTCGAGGACGCGGGACTGCCGATCTTCGAGGGCTACGGCCTCAACGAGACGTGCATCGTCACCAAGAACCACCCCGGCGCGCATCGGCGGGGCAGTGTCGGGCGTGTCCTGCCGGGGAAACAGGTGATCCTGGACGCCGAAGGGGTGATCCACGTACGCGCCGAGCACCCGGTGTGCACGGGCTACGAGCAGGCGCCGCCCGGGGTGTCCGAGCGGGTGTTCGCCCCCGACGGCACCGTGCGCACCAACGACATCGGCCGGCTGGACGAGGACGGATTCCTGTACGTGCACGGGCGCGCCGACGACGTGATCGTGTTGGACAACGGCCGCAAGATCGTCGTGCGGCCGCTGGAGGAGCGGATGAAGGCCGGTCCCGCGATCGAGGAGTGTGTGGTGTTCTGCCCGACGCAGACCCGGCTGGTCGCCGTGGTCTCCCCGGCGGCGGATGCGAGCGGGCCCGACCTGGAGCGCGCCGTCGCCGAGCAACTGGCCCACACCAACGCCGCGTTCGGCCCCGACGAGCAGATCCGCGCGGTGGTGGTGGCCGATCCCCGGTTCAGTGTCGGGAACGGACTGCTCACCTCCCAGCTCAAGCCCAGGCGTGGGCGCATTCTCGACGCCTACCGTTCCCGGATCCACGACACCGAGGGAGGCATCCATGCAGTCCGAGATTGA
- a CDS encoding NAD(P)/FAD-dependent oxidoreductase has translation MSREHTDVAVVGAGIVGCLVAREIVARAPQASVLLLDRDTVGTGASRRSAGLHCPRGATERVRRMTAYSQRYYAELKDSAPRLPIHAVPMSVVASPANAARVREIYLDSAELTPVDSPDGRTGPTDLRLPDSARVWDCRGAQYADVYALVHGLARELRPRVTLREGVHVDTMRAVGSADPGPDGVELTLGTGETVTADRVVLAPGPWLAEPAWRALLAPLGARVKKIVALHVERVPARTDRAVVFHDEDAFLLPLHASGHWLFSYTCTTWDVDPDDLAGGLSADDVDQARASLRRHAPALAEHRVSGRVFCDAYSPTGEPQVRALGDGRVVFAGAANGSGYRLAPAIAAEAADLLDLSSIPPHA, from the coding sequence GTGAGCCGGGAACACACCGATGTGGCGGTCGTCGGCGCCGGAATCGTCGGCTGCCTGGTCGCCCGGGAGATCGTCGCCCGCGCGCCGCAGGCGTCCGTCCTGCTGCTGGACCGGGACACCGTCGGTACCGGAGCGAGCCGCCGGTCGGCCGGGTTGCACTGTCCGCGCGGCGCGACGGAGCGGGTTCGGCGCATGACGGCGTACAGCCAGCGGTACTACGCCGAACTCAAGGACTCCGCGCCCAGGCTGCCGATTCACGCGGTTCCGATGTCGGTGGTCGCCTCCCCCGCGAACGCCGCGCGCGTGCGCGAGATCTACCTCGACAGCGCCGAGTTGACCCCCGTCGACTCTCCCGATGGTCGAACCGGCCCTACCGATCTGCGACTTCCCGATTCCGCGCGGGTCTGGGACTGTCGCGGCGCCCAGTACGCCGACGTCTACGCGCTGGTCCACGGCCTCGCCCGGGAACTACGGCCCCGGGTGACCCTGCGCGAGGGTGTGCACGTGGACACGATGCGCGCCGTCGGCTCCGCGGACCCGGGCCCGGACGGGGTCGAACTCACCCTCGGCACCGGCGAGACGGTGACCGCGGATCGGGTCGTACTGGCCCCGGGACCCTGGCTCGCCGAACCCGCCTGGCGCGCGCTGCTGGCCCCGTTGGGCGCCCGCGTCAAGAAGATCGTCGCCCTGCATGTCGAGCGGGTCCCGGCCCGCACCGACCGGGCCGTCGTCTTCCACGACGAGGACGCGTTCCTGCTGCCGCTGCACGCCTCGGGACATTGGCTGTTCAGCTACACCTGTACGACCTGGGACGTCGATCCCGACGACCTGGCCGGCGGCCTGTCCGCCGACGACGTCGACCAGGCGCGCGCGAGTCTGCGCCGGCACGCCCCCGCGCTGGCCGAACACCGCGTCTCGGGACGGGTGTTCTGCGACGCGTACAGCCCCACCGGCGAACCGCAGGTGCGGGCGTTGGGCGACGGACGCGTCGTCTTCGCGGGCGCCGCCAACGGGTCCGGATATCGGCTCGCCCCGGCGATCGCGGCGGAGGCCGCGGATCTGCTGGACCTGTCCTCGATTCCTCCGCACGCGTGA